AAGAGGCTGCCCCCCCAAACTGGTCCGGGACAGCCTCTATTCCTGACATTAGACATAATCTATAATCCTTGGACTTTATACATCATTTCTTCGTTATAGCTGGTAACAACCCGCATATAGTCGTTGAACTCTGCATTTACTTCATCGTCGCCGGTATCCACTAATAACGGTTGCCCTCTTAGGGAGACGATTTTGTTCTTGGTGGCAATGATCCTGATATTCTTCTTTCCTACTTTTTGTATCACCTTAGCGCTGAGCTGCTGATTACCTCGACCAAAA
The Bacillota bacterium DNA segment above includes these coding regions:
- a CDS encoding ATP-NAD kinase, which encodes FGRGNQQLSAKVIQKVGKKNIRIIATKNKIVSLRGQPLLVDTGDDEVNAEFNDYMRVVTSYNEEMMYKVQGL